From a region of the Streptomyces sp. NBC_00193 genome:
- a CDS encoding rhomboid family intramembrane serine protease, with translation MSERGMRPAGTRAGQWSRSGRVGAAAKLMLGWVALLWLIEAADYATGHALDAYGITAREADGLSGIPLAPFLHFGFDHVASNSVPLLVLGFVTALSGIGRFLAVCAAIILADGFAVWLISPPHSITAGASGLVFGLFGYLLVRGFVERSPLGIAVAVVIAAVWGTTFLAGALPTDSVVSWQAHLFGLLAGAAVALIARPRPEVAAL, from the coding sequence ATGAGCGAGCGCGGGATGCGTCCGGCCGGTACGCGGGCGGGCCAGTGGAGCCGCAGCGGCCGGGTCGGGGCGGCGGCGAAGCTGATGCTGGGCTGGGTGGCACTGCTGTGGCTGATCGAGGCCGCCGACTACGCCACGGGCCACGCGCTCGACGCCTACGGCATCACCGCGCGGGAGGCCGACGGCCTGAGCGGGATACCCCTGGCGCCCTTCCTGCACTTCGGCTTCGACCACGTGGCCTCCAACAGCGTCCCGCTGCTGGTCCTCGGCTTCGTCACCGCACTGAGCGGCATCGGCCGCTTCCTGGCCGTCTGCGCGGCCATCATCCTGGCCGACGGGTTCGCCGTCTGGCTGATCTCCCCGCCCCACAGCATCACGGCGGGAGCCTCGGGCCTGGTCTTCGGCCTCTTCGGCTACCTGCTGGTCCGCGGCTTCGTGGAGCGCAGCCCGCTGGGCATCGCGGTCGCCGTGGTCATCGCCGCCGTCTGGGGCACGACCTTCCTGGCCGGAGCCCTCCCGACGGACTCGGTGGTCAGCTGGCAGGCCCACCTCTTCGGCCTCCTGGCCGGCGCGGCGGTCGCCCTGATCGCCCGCCCCCGCCCGGAGGTGGCAGCGCTCTAG
- a CDS encoding Lrp/AsnC family transcriptional regulator, translating to MDAVDKQLIQALRENGRASYAELGRLVGLSGPSVTDRINRLETAGVITGYRATVDAASLGLGVTALIGISLSDAADHEDVARRLRDLSEIEDCWFIAGDDSYMLKVRAGDVDGLERIIRKLSSTKGVSRTRTTIVLSTKWENRVGGLPEEA from the coding sequence ATGGACGCGGTGGACAAGCAGCTCATCCAGGCACTTCGTGAGAACGGACGCGCCTCGTACGCCGAGCTGGGCCGGCTCGTGGGCCTCTCCGGCCCCAGCGTCACCGACCGGATCAACCGGCTGGAGACGGCCGGAGTCATCACCGGCTACCGCGCGACCGTGGACGCGGCCTCGCTCGGCCTCGGCGTCACGGCACTGATCGGGATCTCGCTCTCCGACGCCGCGGACCACGAGGACGTGGCCCGCCGGCTGCGCGACCTCTCGGAGATCGAGGACTGCTGGTTCATCGCCGGCGACGACTCGTACATGCTCAAGGTCCGGGCCGGCGACGTGGACGGGCTGGAGCGGATCATCCGCAAGCTCTCCAGCACCAAGGGCGTCTCGCGCACGCGCACGACGATCGTGCTCTCCACCAAGTGGGAGAACCGGGTCGGGGGCCTGCCGGAGGAAGCCTGA
- a CDS encoding UbiX family flavin prenyltransferase encodes MTERKRTPWVVGVSGASGTPYAAAVIRGLLAAGESVDLVVSRASRLTLLDETGIAFRDAHWRDDLGEWLERGADGKPATFARPDLDGVRHWAAGDLAAGPSSGSYPVKGMLIVPASTACVAGVALGLSKDLLQRVASVTLKERRRLVVTVRETPLSGQTLKHLVSLDEAGAVVLPASPAFYAGATHIQDLVDFVAGRVLDAAGVPHGLYRRWEGELGGSRPPVAGRAREASGGA; translated from the coding sequence ATGACTGAGCGCAAGCGCACCCCGTGGGTGGTCGGGGTTTCCGGGGCGTCCGGGACGCCGTACGCGGCGGCGGTGATCCGCGGACTGCTGGCGGCGGGCGAGAGCGTGGACCTGGTGGTGAGCCGGGCTTCGCGCCTGACGCTGCTGGACGAGACGGGGATCGCCTTCCGCGACGCGCACTGGCGGGACGACCTGGGGGAGTGGCTGGAACGGGGGGCCGACGGCAAGCCCGCGACCTTCGCGCGCCCGGACCTGGACGGCGTACGTCACTGGGCGGCCGGGGATCTGGCGGCCGGACCGAGCAGCGGCTCGTACCCCGTGAAGGGGATGCTGATCGTGCCCGCGTCCACGGCCTGCGTGGCCGGGGTGGCGCTCGGGCTGTCGAAGGACCTGCTCCAGCGGGTCGCGAGCGTGACGCTCAAGGAGCGGCGCCGACTGGTGGTGACGGTACGGGAGACCCCGCTGAGCGGGCAGACGCTGAAGCATCTGGTGAGCCTGGACGAGGCGGGCGCAGTGGTGCTGCCCGCCTCTCCGGCGTTCTACGCGGGTGCGACGCACATCCAGGATCTGGTGGACTTCGTCGCGGGGCGGGTGCTCGACGCGGCAGGAGTGCCGCACGGGCTGTACCGCCGGTGGGAAGGGGAGCTCGGAGGCTCCCGGCCTCCCGTCGCGGGGAGGGCCCGGGAGGCGAGCGGTGGCGCCTAG